Within the Salinimonas marina genome, the region CTGATGGTGGATGGTGGCTTTGAGCATTTTCAGCGACGCATGGGGCTTGAGGATGCGAAAACCCTGGGCCTGGACAGCCCATTTGATTATCAGCAGCAGGCCATGCTGTGTGTGCCCAGGTATTTGCCAGAACCGAACAGTTTTAGCATGCGCGAAACCTTGCTAAATACCGCGAAAACGTTGATTGAAGCCAGCCGCGGCCGCTGTTTTTTACTGTTTACCAGCCATGCGATGCTGCGTGAAACCGCCGCGCGCCTGGAAGAACAAATTGACAACCCATTGCTGGTGCAAGGCAGTACCACCAAGCAAGCGCTGCTGGCAGAGTATCTGGCCAACGAAAACGCAGTACTCATGGGCACCGGCGCCTTTTGGGAAGGGGTGGATGTGCGCGGCAGCGATCTGGTGTGCGTAATGATTGACAAACTGCCCTTTGCCTCGCCCGATGATCCGCTGTTGCAGGCGCGGATGGAAGATGTCAAAAAACGCGGGGCCAATCCGTTTGCCGCTATCCAGATACCGCAGGCGGTGATTACCCTCAAACAAGGTGCCGGTCGGTTGATCCGTGACCCGAGCGATAAAGGCGTGCTGGTTATCTGCGATAATCGGCTGGTCACCAAGCCTTATGCCAAAACATTTTTAGCCAGCTTGCCCGATATGCAAAGAACCCGAAGCCTGGACCAGGTAGCATCCTTTCTGGCCGACATAGAGTAGTAACTTATGAAAAACCTATTAGCCATTGATACGGCCACTGAAGCCCTTTCTGTAGCCTTGCAATTTAACCAGCAAACCTTTCATCGGTTTGAAATATGTCCGCAGCAGCACAGCCAGAAGTTGCTGCCGATGATTGATGAAGTGCTTAATGAGGCCGGGGCCGCACTGCAGGATCTGGATGGTCTGGTCTTTGGGCGTGGGCCGGGAAGCTTTACCGGAGTAAGAATTGCCACAGGCATGATTCAGGGCCTGGCGTTGGGTTCCCAGCTACCGGTGGTGGGGGTCAGCACGCTGGCAGCAATGGCCCAGCAGGCGGTAGCAGAGCAGCAGGCGTCACACATTGTTACTGCTATCGATGCGCGTATGAACGAGGTGTATTTTGGGTGCTTTAAAGCCGTAGAACAGCTCGCCGTGAGTACCCTGGATGAGCAGGTTTGCGCGCCCGAGCTTGCCGCGCAATTGTTACCTGTCCCAATAGGGGGGCAGCACTTTGTGGCTGTCGGTACCGGCTGGCAGGCTTACCCGGCCCTGACTGAGCAGTGCAGCGCGCAAGCGGTATCCATACTTTATCCACACGCCCGATATATGCTGGCGCTGGCCGAGCCGGAGTTTGAGGCGGGGCGCACTTATAGCGCGGAAACCGCAGAACCGGTTTATCTGCGGGATAAAGTGACATGGAAAAAACTGCCTGGCCGAGAGTAGTGAAACCAGAAAAGGG harbors:
- the tsaB gene encoding tRNA (adenosine(37)-N6)-threonylcarbamoyltransferase complex dimerization subunit type 1 TsaB translates to MKNLLAIDTATEALSVALQFNQQTFHRFEICPQQHSQKLLPMIDEVLNEAGAALQDLDGLVFGRGPGSFTGVRIATGMIQGLALGSQLPVVGVSTLAAMAQQAVAEQQASHIVTAIDARMNEVYFGCFKAVEQLAVSTLDEQVCAPELAAQLLPVPIGGQHFVAVGTGWQAYPALTEQCSAQAVSILYPHARYMLALAEPEFEAGRTYSAETAEPVYLRDKVTWKKLPGRE